Proteins from one Mugil cephalus isolate CIBA_MC_2020 chromosome 15, CIBA_Mcephalus_1.1, whole genome shotgun sequence genomic window:
- the LOC125021087 gene encoding adapter molecule crk-like, translated as MAGNFNAEDRESWYWGRLSRQETVTLLAGQRHGVFLVRDSITSPGDYVLSVSENSKVSHYIINSVSNNRQSGTGVVSPWFRIGDQEFEALPALLEFYKIHYLDTTTLIEPLSRSRHSGFVSSSSSAGPPPQQSDEAEFVRALFDFPGNDDEDLPFRRGDILRVLEKPEDQWWNAANQEGRVGMIPVPYVEKYRPASPTAAGPPAAGTGQGGQVGGVAGAGTDGTGAPQANPLGDPGQYAQPVVNTQLPNLQNGPVYARAIQKRVPNAYDKTALALELGDTVKVTKINVNGQWEGECKGKRGHFPFTHVRLLEQYHPDDES; from the exons ATGGCCGGTAATTTTAATGCCGAAGACCGTGAGAGCTGGTACTGGGGGAGACTGAGTCGCCAGGAAACGGTGACTCTTTTAGCGGGGCAGAGACACGGTGTTTTCCTGGTGAGGGACTCGATCACCAGCCCCGGTGACTACGTGCTGTCCGTTTCAGAGAACTCCAAAGTGTCCCATTATATAATCAACAGCGTCAGTAACAACCGGCAGTCCGGCACAG GTGTGGTTTCTCCTTGGTTTCGGATCGGAGATCAGGAGTTCGAGGCGCTGCCGGCCCTTCTGGAGTTCTACAAGATCCACTACCTGGACACTACTACACTCATAGAGCCTCTAAGCAGGTCCAGGCACTCGGGTTTcgtcagctcctcctcctccgccgggCCGCCGCCCCAGCAGTCCGACGAGGCCGAGTTCGTCCGGGCGCTCTTCGACTTCCCCGGCAACGATGACGAGGACCTGCCCTTCCGCAGGGGGGACATCCTGCGCGTGCTGGAGAAGCCCGAGGACCAGTGGTGGAACGCCGCCAACCAGGAGGGCCGAGTGGGAATGATCCCCGTCCCCTACGTGGAGAAGTACCGGCCGGCCTCGCCCACCGCCGCCGGACCCCCCGCTGCGGGGACGGGACAGGGAGGTCAGGTTGGAGGGGTGGCGGGTGCCGGCACAGACGGGACAGGGGCCCCTCAGGCCAACCCTCTGGGCGACCCGGGTCAGTACGCTCAGCCTGTGGTCAACACCCAGCTTCCCAACCTACAGAACGGGCCGGTCTACGCCCGAGCTATTCAGAAGAGGGTGCCCAACGCCTACGACAAGACGGCGCTCGCTCTGGAG CTGGGGGACACGGTAAAAGTGACCAAGATCAACGTGAACGGCCAGTGGGAGGGCGAGTGCAAGGGCAAGCGAGGCCACTTTCCCTTCACCCACGTTCGCCTGTTGGAACAGTATCATCCCGACGACGAGAGCTGA